One region of Purpureocillium takamizusanense chromosome 4, complete sequence genomic DNA includes:
- the GSY1 gene encoding Glycogen(starch) synthase (COG:H~EggNog:ENOG503NU8X~CAZy:GT3), with product MASDEGAAPARDVKNHLLFEIATEVAHRVGGIYSVIKSKAPVTTAEYGDRYTLIGPLNHQSAAVEVEEMEPTNPEIAASMQSMKDRGIGMLYGRWLIEGAPRVLLIDTKTAYGYMNEWKGDLWNIASIPSPPNDDETNEAIVFGYLVAWFLGEFVVHEKKKAVIAHFHEWLAGVGLPLCKKRRIDVTTIFTTHATLLGRYLCAGSVDFYNNLQYFDVDAEAGKRGIYHRYCIERAAAHSCDVFTTVSHITAFESEHLLKRKPDGVLPNGLNVTKFSAVHEFQNLHQQAKEKIHDFVRGHFYGHYDFDPENTLFLFTAGRYEFRNKGVDMFIESLARLNHRLKNANSKVTVVAFVIMPAQTTSLTVEALKGQAVIKSLRDTTHVIEQSIGRRLFERSLKWHEGDPMPDEKELISGQDRVLLRRRLFAMKRSGLPPIVTHNMVNDHEDPVLNQIRRVQLFNHPSDRVKIIFHPEFLNSANPVLPLDYDDFVRGCHLGVFASYYEPWGYTPAECTVMGVPSITTNLSGFGCYMEELIENSSDYGIYIVDRRTKGVDDSVNQLTSYMYDFCGKSRRQRINQRNRTERLSDLLDWKRMGMEYVKARQLALRRAYPASFSGVEDDEDDYIPGVEQKISRPFSVPGSPRDRTGMMTPGDFASLQEGREGLNTEDYVAWKLPDEEDPDEYPFPLTLRSKQAPAETAAVEATLNGS from the exons atggcctccgATGAaggggccgcgccggctCGCGATGTCAAGAACCACCTCCTCTTTGAGATTGCCACCGAGGTTGCCCATCGAG TCGGCGGCATCTATTCCGTCATCAAATCCAAGgcgcccgtcaccaccgcTGAATATGGGGACCGCTATACCCTCATCGGCCCGCTGAACCACCAATCG gctgcggtcgaggtggaggagatggagccTACCAACCCGGAGATTGCGGCTTCCATGCAGTCCATGAAGGAtcgcggcatcggcatgcTCTACGGCCGCTGGCTGATCGAGGGTGCCCCGAGggtcctcctcatcgacacCAAGACGGCCTACGGCTACATGAACGAGTGGAAGGGCGACCTGTGGAACATTGCCAGcatcccgtcgccgcccaacgacgacgagaccaacgaggccatcgtcTTTGGCTATCTCGTCGCCTGGTTCCTGGGAGAG TTTGTGGTGcacgagaagaagaaggccgtcATTGCTCACTTCCACGAGTGGCTGGCCGGTGTCGGCCTGCCGCTCTGCAAGAAGCGGCGCATCGATGTCACCACCATTTTCACGACGCACGCCacgctcctcggccgctaCCTGTGCGCCGGTTCCGTCGACTTCTACAACAACTTGCAGTACTTTGACgttgacgccgaggcgggcaagCGCGGCATCTACCACCGCTACTGTAtcgagcgcgcggcggcgcattcGTGCGACGTCTTCACCACCGTCTCACACATCACCGCCTTTGAGTCGGAGCATCTGCTCAAGCGCAAGCCCGACGGCGTCCTGCCCAACGGCCTCAACGTCACCAAGTTCTCAGCCGTCCACGAGTTCCAGAACCTACATCAGCAGGCCAAGGAAAAGATCCATGACTTTGTGCGCGGGCACTTTTATGGCCACTACGACTTTGACCCAGAGAACACACTCTTCCTATTCACGGCGGGCCGCTACGAGTTCCGCAATAAGGGCGTCGACATGTTCATCgagtcgctcgctcgcctcaACCACCGCCTCAAGAACGCCAACAGCAAGGTGACAGTCGTGGCATTTGTCATCATGCCTGCGCAGACTACGTCACTAACggtcgaggcgctcaagggcCAGGCCGTCATCAAGTCGCTGCGGGACACGACGCACGTCATTGAGCAGAGcatcggccggcggctgTTCGAGCGGTCCCTCAAGTGGCACGAGGGCGACCCGATGCCCGACGAAAAGGAGCTCATCTCGGGACAGGaccgcgtgctgctgcggcgccgcctcttcgCCATGAAGCGCAGCGGCCTGCCGCCCATTGTCACGCACAACATGGTCAACGACCACGAGGATCCAGTCCTCAACCAGATCCGTCGGGTGCAGCTCTTCAACCACCCGTCGGACCGCGTCAAGATCATCTTCCATCCCGAGTTCCTCAACTCGGCCAACCCGGTGCTGCCCCTCGACTACGACGACTTTGTGCGCGGCTGCCACCTCGGCGTCTTCGCGTCCTACTACGAGCCCTGGGGGTACACGCCGGCCGAGTGCACCGTCATGGGCGTGCcgagcatcaccaccaacctGTCTGGGTTCGGCTGCTATATGGAGGAGCTGATCGAGAACTCGAGCGACTACGGCATCTACATTGTCGACAGGCGGACCAAGGGTGTCGACGACTCGGTGAACCAGCTGACGTCGTACATGTACGATTTTTGTGGCAAgagccggcgccagcgcatCAACCAGCGGAACCGCACCGAGCGGCTCAGCGATCTGCTCGACTGGAAGCGCATGGGCATGGAGTACGTCAAGGCGCGCcagctggcgctgcggcgggcgtaCCCGGCCTCCTTCagtggcgtcgaggacgacgaggacgattACATCCCCGGCGTGGAACAAAAGATTTCGCGGCCGTTCTCGGTCCCAGGCTCGCCCAGGGACAGGACGGGCATGATGACGCCGGGCGACTTTGCCAGCCTGCAggagggccgcgagggctTGAACACGGAGGACTACGTTGCGTGGAAGCTGCC AGACGAGGAAGATCCCGACGAGTACCCTTTCCCGCTGACGCTGCGGTCGAAgcaggcgccggccgagacggcagccgtcgaggccacgTTGAACGGGAGCTGA
- the GSY1 gene encoding Glycogen(starch) synthase (COG:H~EggNog:ENOG503NU8X~CAZy:GT3), with protein sequence MASDEGAAPARDVKNHLLFEIATEVAHRVGGIYSVIKSKAPVTTAEYGDRYTLIGPLNHQSAAVEVEEMEPTNPEIAASMQSMKDRGIGMLYGRWLIEGAPRVLLIDTKTAYGYMNEWKGDLWNIASIPSPPNDDETNEAIVFGYLVAWFLGEFVVHEKKKAVIAHFHEWLAGVGLPLCKKRRIDVTTIFTTHATLLGRYLCAGSVDFYNNLQYFDVDAEAGKRGIYHRYCIERAAAHSCDVFTTVSHITAFESEHLLKRKPDGVLPNGLNVTKFSAVHEFQNLHQQAKEKIHDFVRGHFYGHYDFDPENTLFLFTAGRYEFRNKGVDMFIESLARLNHRLKNANSKVTVVAFVIMPAQTTSLTVEALKGQAVIKSLRDTTHVIEQSIGRRLFERSLKWHEGDPMPDEKELISGQDRVLLRRRLFAMKRSGLPPIVTHNMVNDHEDPVLNQIRRVQLFNHPSDRVKIIFHPEFLNSANPVLPLDYDDFVRGCHLGVFASYYEPWGYTPAECTVMGVPSITTNLSGFGCYMEELIENSSDYGIYIVDRRTKGVDDSVNQLTSYMYDFCGKSRRQRINQRNRTERLSDLLDWKRMGMEYVKARQLALRRAYPASFSGVEDDEDDYIPGVEQKISRPFSVPGSPRDRTGMMTPGDFASLQEGREGLNTEDYVAWKLP encoded by the exons atggcctccgATGAaggggccgcgccggctCGCGATGTCAAGAACCACCTCCTCTTTGAGATTGCCACCGAGGTTGCCCATCGAG TCGGCGGCATCTATTCCGTCATCAAATCCAAGgcgcccgtcaccaccgcTGAATATGGGGACCGCTATACCCTCATCGGCCCGCTGAACCACCAATCG gctgcggtcgaggtggaggagatggagccTACCAACCCGGAGATTGCGGCTTCCATGCAGTCCATGAAGGAtcgcggcatcggcatgcTCTACGGCCGCTGGCTGATCGAGGGTGCCCCGAGggtcctcctcatcgacacCAAGACGGCCTACGGCTACATGAACGAGTGGAAGGGCGACCTGTGGAACATTGCCAGcatcccgtcgccgcccaacgacgacgagaccaacgaggccatcgtcTTTGGCTATCTCGTCGCCTGGTTCCTGGGAGAG TTTGTGGTGcacgagaagaagaaggccgtcATTGCTCACTTCCACGAGTGGCTGGCCGGTGTCGGCCTGCCGCTCTGCAAGAAGCGGCGCATCGATGTCACCACCATTTTCACGACGCACGCCacgctcctcggccgctaCCTGTGCGCCGGTTCCGTCGACTTCTACAACAACTTGCAGTACTTTGACgttgacgccgaggcgggcaagCGCGGCATCTACCACCGCTACTGTAtcgagcgcgcggcggcgcattcGTGCGACGTCTTCACCACCGTCTCACACATCACCGCCTTTGAGTCGGAGCATCTGCTCAAGCGCAAGCCCGACGGCGTCCTGCCCAACGGCCTCAACGTCACCAAGTTCTCAGCCGTCCACGAGTTCCAGAACCTACATCAGCAGGCCAAGGAAAAGATCCATGACTTTGTGCGCGGGCACTTTTATGGCCACTACGACTTTGACCCAGAGAACACACTCTTCCTATTCACGGCGGGCCGCTACGAGTTCCGCAATAAGGGCGTCGACATGTTCATCgagtcgctcgctcgcctcaACCACCGCCTCAAGAACGCCAACAGCAAGGTGACAGTCGTGGCATTTGTCATCATGCCTGCGCAGACTACGTCACTAACggtcgaggcgctcaagggcCAGGCCGTCATCAAGTCGCTGCGGGACACGACGCACGTCATTGAGCAGAGcatcggccggcggctgTTCGAGCGGTCCCTCAAGTGGCACGAGGGCGACCCGATGCCCGACGAAAAGGAGCTCATCTCGGGACAGGaccgcgtgctgctgcggcgccgcctcttcgCCATGAAGCGCAGCGGCCTGCCGCCCATTGTCACGCACAACATGGTCAACGACCACGAGGATCCAGTCCTCAACCAGATCCGTCGGGTGCAGCTCTTCAACCACCCGTCGGACCGCGTCAAGATCATCTTCCATCCCGAGTTCCTCAACTCGGCCAACCCGGTGCTGCCCCTCGACTACGACGACTTTGTGCGCGGCTGCCACCTCGGCGTCTTCGCGTCCTACTACGAGCCCTGGGGGTACACGCCGGCCGAGTGCACCGTCATGGGCGTGCcgagcatcaccaccaacctGTCTGGGTTCGGCTGCTATATGGAGGAGCTGATCGAGAACTCGAGCGACTACGGCATCTACATTGTCGACAGGCGGACCAAGGGTGTCGACGACTCGGTGAACCAGCTGACGTCGTACATGTACGATTTTTGTGGCAAgagccggcgccagcgcatCAACCAGCGGAACCGCACCGAGCGGCTCAGCGATCTGCTCGACTGGAAGCGCATGGGCATGGAGTACGTCAAGGCGCGCcagctggcgctgcggcgggcgtaCCCGGCCTCCTTCagtggcgtcgaggacgacgaggacgattACATCCCCGGCGTGGAACAAAAGATTTCGCGGCCGTTCTCGGTCCCAGGCTCGCCCAGGGACAGGACGGGCATGATGACGCCGGGCGACTTTGCCAGCCTGCAggagggccgcgagggctTGAACACGGAGGACTACGTTGCGTGGAAGCTGCCGTAA
- the GSY1 gene encoding Glycogen(starch) synthase (COG:H~EggNog:ENOG503NU8X~CAZy:GT3) has product MEPTNPEIAASMQSMKDRGIGMLYGRWLIEGAPRVLLIDTKTAYGYMNEWKGDLWNIASIPSPPNDDETNEAIVFGYLVAWFLGEFVVHEKKKAVIAHFHEWLAGVGLPLCKKRRIDVTTIFTTHATLLGRYLCAGSVDFYNNLQYFDVDAEAGKRGIYHRYCIERAAAHSCDVFTTVSHITAFESEHLLKRKPDGVLPNGLNVTKFSAVHEFQNLHQQAKEKIHDFVRGHFYGHYDFDPENTLFLFTAGRYEFRNKGVDMFIESLARLNHRLKNANSKVTVVAFVIMPAQTTSLTVEALKGQAVIKSLRDTTHVIEQSIGRRLFERSLKWHEGDPMPDEKELISGQDRVLLRRRLFAMKRSGLPPIVTHNMVNDHEDPVLNQIRRVQLFNHPSDRVKIIFHPEFLNSANPVLPLDYDDFVRGCHLGVFASYYEPWGYTPAECTVMGVPSITTNLSGFGCYMEELIENSSDYGIYIVDRRTKGVDDSVNQLTSYMYDFCGKSRRQRINQRNRTERLSDLLDWKRMGMEYVKARQLALRRAYPASFSGVEDDEDDYIPGVEQKISRPFSVPGSPRDRTGMMTPGDFASLQEGREGLNTEDYVAWKLPDEEDPDEYPFPLTLRSKQAPAETAAVEATLNGS; this is encoded by the exons atggagccTACCAACCCGGAGATTGCGGCTTCCATGCAGTCCATGAAGGAtcgcggcatcggcatgcTCTACGGCCGCTGGCTGATCGAGGGTGCCCCGAGggtcctcctcatcgacacCAAGACGGCCTACGGCTACATGAACGAGTGGAAGGGCGACCTGTGGAACATTGCCAGcatcccgtcgccgcccaacgacgacgagaccaacgaggccatcgtcTTTGGCTATCTCGTCGCCTGGTTCCTGGGAGAG TTTGTGGTGcacgagaagaagaaggccgtcATTGCTCACTTCCACGAGTGGCTGGCCGGTGTCGGCCTGCCGCTCTGCAAGAAGCGGCGCATCGATGTCACCACCATTTTCACGACGCACGCCacgctcctcggccgctaCCTGTGCGCCGGTTCCGTCGACTTCTACAACAACTTGCAGTACTTTGACgttgacgccgaggcgggcaagCGCGGCATCTACCACCGCTACTGTAtcgagcgcgcggcggcgcattcGTGCGACGTCTTCACCACCGTCTCACACATCACCGCCTTTGAGTCGGAGCATCTGCTCAAGCGCAAGCCCGACGGCGTCCTGCCCAACGGCCTCAACGTCACCAAGTTCTCAGCCGTCCACGAGTTCCAGAACCTACATCAGCAGGCCAAGGAAAAGATCCATGACTTTGTGCGCGGGCACTTTTATGGCCACTACGACTTTGACCCAGAGAACACACTCTTCCTATTCACGGCGGGCCGCTACGAGTTCCGCAATAAGGGCGTCGACATGTTCATCgagtcgctcgctcgcctcaACCACCGCCTCAAGAACGCCAACAGCAAGGTGACAGTCGTGGCATTTGTCATCATGCCTGCGCAGACTACGTCACTAACggtcgaggcgctcaagggcCAGGCCGTCATCAAGTCGCTGCGGGACACGACGCACGTCATTGAGCAGAGcatcggccggcggctgTTCGAGCGGTCCCTCAAGTGGCACGAGGGCGACCCGATGCCCGACGAAAAGGAGCTCATCTCGGGACAGGaccgcgtgctgctgcggcgccgcctcttcgCCATGAAGCGCAGCGGCCTGCCGCCCATTGTCACGCACAACATGGTCAACGACCACGAGGATCCAGTCCTCAACCAGATCCGTCGGGTGCAGCTCTTCAACCACCCGTCGGACCGCGTCAAGATCATCTTCCATCCCGAGTTCCTCAACTCGGCCAACCCGGTGCTGCCCCTCGACTACGACGACTTTGTGCGCGGCTGCCACCTCGGCGTCTTCGCGTCCTACTACGAGCCCTGGGGGTACACGCCGGCCGAGTGCACCGTCATGGGCGTGCcgagcatcaccaccaacctGTCTGGGTTCGGCTGCTATATGGAGGAGCTGATCGAGAACTCGAGCGACTACGGCATCTACATTGTCGACAGGCGGACCAAGGGTGTCGACGACTCGGTGAACCAGCTGACGTCGTACATGTACGATTTTTGTGGCAAgagccggcgccagcgcatCAACCAGCGGAACCGCACCGAGCGGCTCAGCGATCTGCTCGACTGGAAGCGCATGGGCATGGAGTACGTCAAGGCGCGCcagctggcgctgcggcgggcgtaCCCGGCCTCCTTCagtggcgtcgaggacgacgaggacgattACATCCCCGGCGTGGAACAAAAGATTTCGCGGCCGTTCTCGGTCCCAGGCTCGCCCAGGGACAGGACGGGCATGATGACGCCGGGCGACTTTGCCAGCCTGCAggagggccgcgagggctTGAACACGGAGGACTACGTTGCGTGGAAGCTGCC AGACGAGGAAGATCCCGACGAGTACCCTTTCCCGCTGACGCTGCGGTCGAAgcaggcgccggccgagacggcagccgtcgaggccacgTTGAACGGGAGCTGA
- a CDS encoding uncharacterized protein (EggNog:ENOG503PF8Z) → MPSVDPPRGAVDSIPRPQQPINALQPDGLSYRPDSAMSPSPAETQQARPGVESLAATTAAADSTVADSPRPDTDEMLSLPHLEDGLAAPALPAKSALRASRLLSSLPQKAAPEERPMLPHAAPHQVYLSSEEDASSSADDFSDFDELDSDSEQSQRSASSRTSHEDTARIVTVVFHGRPSIVELPPRSTTPASTSSASSSSRRPSTGIVRTSTEPTALFRTRSISSSSTLLLHPPRSSSMKPKTLEKKRPTFLTIDPFAPKVAEAEEPDSARTQPKTPTGMLRKTLSLVKKRSRPMLNQVDGSHRESLSLQLSPMAQLGEEEVALSPREASPSPRSQAPTSYQDIMRGAKRNAEATPRTESTTPSSPSTHRSRFRSGLSMSRPRSIRA, encoded by the coding sequence ATGCCGTCGGTGGATCCGCCGAGGGGGGCTGTCGATTCCATTCCGCGTCCTCAGCAGCCCATTAACGCGCTGCAACCGGACGGCCTCTCTTATAGACCCGACTCCGCCAtgtctccctcgcccgccgaaACCCAACAAGCTCGTCCAGGCGTCGAGTCTCTTGCAGCTActaccgccgctgccgattCCACCGTTGCAGACTCGCCACGACCAGACACCGACGAGATGCTTTCCTTGCCGCACCTCGAAgacgggctcgccgcccctgccctgccggccAAGAGCGCTCTGCGCGCTTCAAGGCTGCTCTCCTCGCTGCCGCAAAAGGCCGCTCCCGAAGAGAGGCCCATGCTACCCCACGCCGCTCCTCACCAGGTCTACCTCTCGTCCGAAGAAgacgcctcgtcctcggcagaCGACTTTTCCGACTTTGACGAGCTCGACTCGGACAGCGAGCAGTCCCAGCggtcggcctcctcgcggaCCAGCCACGAGGACACGGCCCGCATCGTGACCGTCGTCTTTCACGGCCGCCCTTCCATCGTCGAGCTCCCGCCGAGGTCCACGACAcccgcctcgaccagctcggccagttcgagctcgcggcggccgtccacAGGCATTGTACGCACGTCGACAGAACCGACGGCACTTTTCCGCACCCGATCCatttcgtcctcgtccacatTGTTACTGCATCCGCCCAGGTCAAGCAGCATGAAGCCCAAGACGCTGGAAAAGAAGCGGCCGACGTTTCTCACCATTGATCCATTTGCGCCcaaggtggccgaggccgaggagcccgacTCGGCACGGACGCAGCCGAAAACGCCGACGGGCATGCTGAGGAAGACGCTCAGCCTGGTCAAGAAGCGAAGCCGCCCGATGCTCAACCAGGTAGACGGTAGTCACCGCGAGAGCCTCTCGCTGCAACTCTCGCCGATGGCGCAGCTGGGCGAAGAGGAGGTGGCGCTGtcgccgcgcgaggcgtcGCCCAGCCCCAGAAGTCAAGCGCCTACCAGTTACCAGGACATCATGCGGGGCGCCAAGAGGAACGCAGAGGCCACCCCGAGGACCGAGAGCacaacgccatcatcgcccagcACGCACAGGAGCCGATTTCGAAGCGGGCTGTCCATGAGCCGACCGCGAAGCATCAGAGCGTGa